Proteins encoded within one genomic window of Microbacterium soli:
- the argF gene encoding ornithine carbamoyltransferase: protein MTRHLLRDDDLTPAEQSEILDLAVQLKKDRWSSRALAGPQTVAVIFDKSSTRTRVSFAVGIADLGGSPLIIATANSQLGGKETPADTARVLERQVAAIVWRTYAQSGLEEMARGTRVPVINALSDDFHPCQLLADLLTIREHKGELAGLTLTFFGDGRSNMAHSYVLACVTAGMHVRIASPIAYRPRADVVAAAERRAAETGGSITLLTDPREAALGADVIVTDTWVSMGKEEEKIERLRDLGGYKVTTEIMALADPAAIFIHCLPADRGYEVDSDVIDGPQSVVWDEAENRLHAQKALLVWLLERQEAA, encoded by the coding sequence ATGACGCGCCACCTGCTTCGCGATGACGACCTGACTCCCGCAGAGCAGAGCGAGATCCTCGACCTCGCGGTCCAACTGAAGAAGGACCGCTGGTCCAGTCGGGCGCTGGCGGGCCCGCAGACCGTCGCGGTCATCTTCGACAAGTCCTCCACGCGCACGCGCGTGTCCTTCGCGGTGGGCATCGCCGATCTGGGCGGTTCGCCGCTGATCATTGCGACGGCCAACAGTCAGCTCGGCGGCAAGGAGACCCCGGCCGACACCGCACGGGTGCTCGAGCGCCAGGTCGCCGCCATCGTCTGGCGCACCTATGCGCAGTCCGGTCTGGAGGAGATGGCGCGCGGCACGCGCGTGCCGGTCATCAACGCGCTCTCCGACGACTTCCATCCCTGCCAGCTGCTGGCCGACCTGCTCACCATCCGCGAGCACAAGGGTGAGCTCGCAGGGCTCACGCTGACGTTCTTCGGCGACGGGCGTAGCAACATGGCGCACTCCTACGTGCTGGCCTGCGTCACGGCGGGCATGCACGTGCGCATCGCCTCGCCCATCGCCTACCGGCCCCGGGCCGACGTCGTGGCGGCGGCGGAGCGGCGCGCGGCCGAGACCGGCGGTTCGATCACCCTGCTCACCGACCCCCGCGAGGCGGCCCTGGGCGCGGACGTCATCGTCACCGACACCTGGGTGTCGATGGGCAAGGAGGAGGAGAAGATCGAGCGCCTCCGCGATCTGGGCGGTTACAAGGTGACCACGGAGATCATGGCGCTCGCCGATCCGGCGGCCATCTTCATCCACTGCCTGCCCGCCGACCGCGGCTATGAGGTGGACTCGGACGTCATCGACGGGCCGCAGAGCGTCGTGTGGGACGAGGCCGAGAACCGGCTGCACGCGCAGAAGGCGCTGCTGGTGTGGCTGCTGGAGCGGCAGGAGGCGGCGTGA
- the argH gene encoding argininosuccinate lyase has translation MSGAHGTNDGALWGARFAGGPSPELAELSRSTHFDWALALYDIAGSHAHARALEAAGYLEAEEARIMHAGLDVLAARIADGTLQPDPGDEDVHGALEKALIAEVGAEVGGRLRAGRSRNDQIATLVRMYLIDHAAVIARDLLRVIDALVAQAEEHPDAILPGRTHLQHAQPVLLAHHLQAHAWPLVRELERLVDWRRRAGTSPYGGGALAGSTLGLDPALVARELGLDRPAENSLDGTAARDVVAEFAFIAAMTGIDLSRLSEEIILWNTREFGFVTLDDAYSTGSSIMPQKKNPDIAELARGKSGRLIGNLTGLLATLKGLPLAYNRDLQEDKEPVFDSVRTLEMVLPAFAGMVATLRFDTARMAELAPQGFSLATDVAEWLVKQRVPFRDAHEISGALVRACEEHGIGLEDADDELLRSVSEHLTPAVRDVLSIEGSVASRTGVGGTAPARVAEQRAELVARARAAAAALEL, from the coding sequence GTGAGCGGCGCGCACGGTACCAACGACGGCGCGCTGTGGGGCGCCCGCTTCGCCGGCGGTCCCTCGCCGGAGCTGGCGGAACTGAGCCGCTCCACCCATTTCGACTGGGCCCTCGCCCTCTACGACATCGCCGGTTCCCACGCGCACGCGCGTGCGTTGGAGGCGGCGGGCTATCTGGAGGCGGAGGAGGCGCGCATCATGCACGCGGGCCTCGACGTGCTCGCCGCGAGGATCGCCGACGGCACCCTGCAGCCGGACCCGGGCGACGAGGATGTGCACGGTGCGTTGGAGAAGGCGCTCATCGCCGAGGTCGGCGCGGAGGTGGGCGGGCGGCTGCGCGCCGGACGCAGCCGCAACGATCAGATCGCGACGCTCGTGCGGATGTATCTCATCGACCACGCCGCGGTGATCGCCCGTGATCTGCTGCGGGTCATCGACGCTCTCGTGGCGCAGGCCGAGGAGCATCCGGATGCCATCCTCCCCGGCCGCACGCATCTGCAGCACGCCCAGCCGGTGCTGCTCGCGCACCACCTGCAGGCGCACGCGTGGCCGCTGGTGCGCGAGCTGGAGCGGCTGGTGGACTGGCGTCGGCGGGCGGGGACCTCCCCGTACGGCGGGGGAGCGCTCGCGGGTTCCACGCTGGGCCTCGACCCGGCCCTGGTGGCACGGGAGCTGGGGCTGGACCGTCCGGCGGAGAACTCTCTGGACGGCACAGCGGCGCGCGATGTGGTGGCCGAGTTCGCCTTCATCGCCGCGATGACGGGCATCGACCTGTCCCGCCTGTCGGAGGAGATCATCCTCTGGAACACCCGCGAGTTCGGCTTCGTCACGCTCGATGACGCGTATTCGACGGGCTCCAGCATCATGCCGCAGAAGAAGAACCCCGACATCGCGGAGCTCGCCCGGGGAAAGTCCGGCAGGCTGATCGGCAACCTGACCGGACTGCTGGCCACGCTCAAGGGCCTCCCGCTCGCCTACAACCGCGACCTGCAGGAGGACAAGGAGCCGGTCTTCGACTCCGTGCGCACGCTCGAGATGGTACTCCCGGCGTTCGCGGGCATGGTCGCCACGCTGCGCTTCGACACGGCGCGCATGGCCGAGCTCGCCCCGCAGGGCTTCTCGCTGGCGACCGATGTCGCCGAGTGGCTCGTCAAGCAGCGTGTGCCGTTCCGCGACGCGCACGAGATCTCCGGTGCGCTGGTGCGGGCGTGTGAGGAACACGGGATCGGGCTGGAGGACGCCGATGACGAGCTGCTGCGCTCGGTCTCGGAGCACCTGACGCCCGCCGTGCGCGATGTGCTCTCGATCGAGGGCTCCGTGGCCTCTCGGACGGGCGTCGGCGGCACGGCACCCGCGCGGGTCGCCGAGCAGCGTGCCGAGCTCGTCGCGCGCGCCCGGGCCGCCGCGGCCGCGCTCGAGCTCTGA
- a CDS encoding DNA-binding protein codes for MFALTVDQKSSRTGSDLVAEELAELRVHDGLLLGPERTVGDEFQLLTAEARTALRLILHLTRRGVWSVGVGVGTVEAPLPPSIREARGEALIHARDAVESAKSEPTRLSINGDVHAEHAQSLVRLLIELRDRRSEKGWEVYDVLAENVTQREAARRLGITPAAVSLRVSAARLHLEEQALPALENALARADADASA; via the coding sequence ATGTTCGCACTGACCGTGGACCAGAAGTCCAGCAGAACGGGGTCGGATCTGGTCGCCGAGGAGCTGGCGGAGCTCCGCGTCCACGACGGCCTCCTCCTGGGACCGGAGCGCACCGTCGGCGACGAGTTCCAACTCCTGACCGCCGAGGCGCGCACCGCTCTGCGCCTGATCCTCCACCTCACTCGCCGCGGCGTCTGGAGCGTCGGCGTCGGCGTCGGCACGGTGGAGGCACCGCTTCCCCCGAGCATCCGGGAAGCGCGCGGAGAAGCGCTCATCCACGCCCGCGACGCCGTCGAATCGGCCAAGAGCGAGCCGACGCGCCTGTCGATCAACGGCGATGTGCACGCCGAGCACGCCCAATCGCTGGTCCGACTGCTCATCGAGCTGCGCGACCGCAGGTCCGAGAAGGGCTGGGAGGTCTACGACGTGCTCGCCGAGAACGTCACCCAGCGCGAGGCCGCCCGGCGGCTGGGCATCACTCCGGCAGCGGTGAGTCTTCGGGTCAGCGCCGCGCGCCTGCACCTGGAGGAGCAGGCTCTGCCCGCCCTCGAGAACGCGCTGGCCCGCGCGGATGCTGATGCGTCGGCGTGA
- a CDS encoding Pycsar system effector family protein produces the protein MSTEPGARENQMLQEARDDVQHADQKASLLLATAGVGFGVVVGGQMSSPWRADQMLSPIGQILWWAGIVAAVASVVAAAVAVWPRYRLEVMPRYGITYWGHVAAFRDPRSLGKAMTKAGSDRKGAGRDRALHQLWSLSRIVLKKYRWIRASLVLAGCAVLGLSLAVVIFPAVP, from the coding sequence ATGAGCACAGAGCCCGGTGCGAGAGAGAACCAGATGCTGCAGGAAGCCCGTGATGACGTTCAGCATGCCGACCAGAAGGCATCACTGCTGCTGGCCACAGCAGGGGTCGGTTTCGGTGTCGTCGTCGGCGGTCAGATGTCCTCCCCCTGGCGAGCCGACCAGATGCTCTCCCCGATCGGCCAGATCCTCTGGTGGGCGGGGATCGTCGCGGCCGTCGCCTCCGTCGTCGCCGCCGCCGTCGCGGTCTGGCCCCGTTACCGGCTGGAGGTGATGCCGCGTTACGGCATCACGTACTGGGGACATGTCGCCGCATTCAGGGACCCCCGCAGTCTCGGCAAGGCCATGACCAAGGCCGGTTCGGACCGCAAGGGCGCCGGACGCGACCGGGCGCTGCACCAGCTGTGGAGCCTGTCACGGATCGTGTTGAAGAAATACCGGTGGATCAGGGCATCCCTCGTTCTGGCCGGATGCGCCGTGCTCGGGCTGAGTCTTGCCGTGGTCATCTTCCCCGCAGTCCCATGA
- the tyrS gene encoding tyrosine--tRNA ligase: MPNTALTTAPVALDPTFENVWDELLWRGLVHVSTDQEALRALLGGDPITYYCGFDPTAPSLHLGNLVQLLLLRRLQLAGHRPLGLVGGSTGLIGDPRPTAERTLNTRETVEEWVGRLRAQVERFLSFEGDNAARIVNNLDWTAPLSAIDFLREIGKHYRVGTMLKKDAVAARLNSDAGISYTEFSYQILQGMDFLELYRQYGCVLQTGGSDQWGNLTSGTDLIHRVEGVSAHAIGTPLITNSDGTKFGKSEGNAIWLDAEMCSPYRMYQFWLGTTDADVIDRLKVFTFLTRAEIEEYAALVESEPFRRAAQKRLAMEVCVTVHGVEATEAVIAASEALFGRGDLSSLDATTLRSALEELPNATVPAGTGVVDALVATGLVTSGGEARRAISQGGVTLDGVRVADDSATVRGSLPGGVSVLRRGKKTLAGVFLA; this comes from the coding sequence GTGCCGAATACCGCTCTGACGACCGCCCCCGTGGCGCTCGACCCCACGTTCGAGAACGTGTGGGACGAGCTGCTGTGGCGCGGGCTGGTCCACGTGTCCACCGATCAGGAGGCGCTGCGCGCCCTTCTCGGCGGGGACCCGATCACGTACTACTGCGGCTTCGACCCGACCGCTCCCAGCCTGCATCTGGGCAATCTCGTGCAGTTGCTGCTGCTGCGCCGCCTGCAGCTGGCCGGCCACAGACCCCTCGGGCTCGTCGGCGGTTCCACGGGTCTCATCGGCGACCCGCGTCCCACTGCGGAGCGCACGCTCAACACGAGGGAGACGGTCGAGGAGTGGGTCGGGCGCCTGCGCGCCCAGGTCGAGCGCTTCCTCAGCTTCGAGGGCGACAACGCGGCGCGCATCGTCAACAACCTCGACTGGACGGCGCCGTTGAGCGCCATCGACTTCCTGCGGGAGATTGGCAAGCACTACCGGGTCGGCACGATGCTGAAGAAGGACGCCGTCGCCGCCCGGTTGAACTCCGACGCGGGAATCAGCTACACCGAGTTCAGTTACCAGATCCTGCAGGGGATGGACTTCCTCGAGCTGTACCGGCAGTACGGCTGCGTGCTGCAGACCGGCGGATCGGATCAGTGGGGCAACCTCACCAGTGGCACCGATCTCATCCACAGGGTGGAGGGCGTCTCCGCGCACGCCATCGGGACTCCGTTGATCACCAACAGCGACGGGACCAAGTTCGGCAAGAGCGAGGGCAACGCCATCTGGCTGGATGCCGAGATGTGCAGCCCGTACCGGATGTACCAGTTCTGGCTGGGCACGACGGACGCCGATGTCATCGACCGGCTGAAGGTCTTCACCTTCCTGACCCGTGCCGAGATCGAGGAGTACGCGGCCCTCGTGGAGTCGGAGCCGTTCCGCCGCGCCGCCCAGAAGCGTCTCGCGATGGAGGTGTGCGTCACGGTGCACGGTGTCGAGGCGACGGAGGCCGTCATCGCGGCATCCGAGGCACTGTTCGGGCGGGGCGATCTGTCGAGTCTGGACGCGACCACGTTGCGCAGCGCGCTGGAGGAGCTGCCGAATGCGACGGTGCCCGCGGGAACCGGAGTGGTCGACGCCCTCGTGGCGACGGGACTCGTCACCAGCGGGGGAGAAGCGCGTCGTGCGATCTCCCAGGGCGGGGTCACTCTCGACGGCGTCCGGGTCGCCGACGACTCGGCGACCGTGCGGGGATCGCTCCCTGGCGGGGTGAGCGTGCTGCGCCGCGGCAAGAAGACCCTCGCGGGCGTCTTCCTCGCTTGA
- a CDS encoding DUF4184 family protein, with translation MPFTASHALVALPFVRTPLVPAAIAIGAMTPDLPLFTHGIGASYGFTHSASNTVWTALIALGLLVVWRTALRPALVLLAPDAVAARLPGSWRRTGLAAVAELFAPRGTGPVRVALAGLLLAVSLLLGVLSHIVWDLFTHEGRWAVAAIPLLEADWGPMPGYKWLQHGSSAIGLLIIAVYALLWLRGRSAERAVRTLPAWLRWSWYSTLPVALITGWCVGLVVHGPPGQELTVQQLAYRTLPAACGVWGAASLVLCIAVVAATGRHRA, from the coding sequence ATGCCGTTCACTGCGAGCCACGCGCTGGTCGCGCTGCCGTTCGTGCGCACCCCGCTGGTGCCCGCGGCGATCGCGATCGGCGCGATGACCCCGGATCTCCCGCTGTTCACACACGGGATCGGAGCGTCGTACGGCTTCACGCACTCGGCGTCCAACACGGTGTGGACGGCACTGATCGCGCTGGGGCTGCTGGTCGTGTGGCGGACGGCGCTGCGGCCGGCACTCGTGCTGCTGGCGCCGGATGCCGTGGCCGCGCGGCTTCCGGGGTCCTGGCGTCGCACGGGCCTCGCCGCCGTGGCCGAGCTGTTCGCCCCGCGCGGGACGGGGCCCGTCCGCGTCGCGCTCGCGGGGCTCCTGCTGGCGGTCTCGCTCCTGCTGGGGGTGCTCTCGCACATCGTCTGGGACCTGTTCACGCATGAGGGCAGGTGGGCGGTCGCCGCGATCCCGCTGCTGGAGGCGGACTGGGGCCCGATGCCGGGCTACAAGTGGCTGCAGCACGGCTCCAGTGCGATCGGCCTGCTGATCATCGCGGTGTACGCGCTGCTGTGGCTGCGCGGCCGGTCGGCGGAGCGTGCGGTGCGGACGCTGCCGGCGTGGCTGCGATGGAGCTGGTACTCGACGCTGCCGGTTGCGCTGATCACCGGCTGGTGCGTCGGTCTGGTCGTCCACGGCCCGCCCGGACAGGAGCTCACCGTGCAGCAGCTGGCCTACCGGACGCTGCCGGCGGCGTGCGGGGTGTGGGGCGCGGCGAGCCTGGTGCTGTGCATCGCCGTGGTGGCGGCGACCGGGCGTCACCGGGCCTGA
- a CDS encoding CoA transferase has protein sequence MDTILTDPPVPLPSRLAVGELARASVSAVSSAIASLSPGLGRPLPLDADQVAAAYGSERHLRLDGAGISGFAPLSGFWPTADGWVRTHGNYPHHATALCEALGLPASAARDDVSDALRAREAAPAASAVREAGGVCVLVSREDPAADAALRRHPLTEVSPLADSRPRRIPGAEESAPLAGVRVLDLTRVIAGPVATRTLAFAGADVLRLDPPQRPEIPWQHLDTGHGKRSALLDIAADRPRFDALLADADVVVLGYRPDGLRRLGLEPRTLAAVHPQLIVAQLSAWHGAYSPRGFDSIVQADCGISWIESSDGRTPGALPAQALDHSAGYLLAAGIMTALRRRGEAGGSWYVRTSLRRVAAELLGMRRTPTAAPMPAAAARTQEFDVAGTRVTTVAPAVRWQGGPEMFRAPRPWGGDAAEWW, from the coding sequence ATGGACACCATCCTGACCGACCCTCCGGTCCCGCTGCCCTCCCGCCTCGCCGTAGGAGAGCTCGCACGAGCGAGCGTGTCCGCCGTCTCCTCAGCGATCGCGTCCCTCTCCCCCGGTCTCGGCCGTCCGCTCCCGCTCGATGCGGATCAGGTGGCCGCCGCCTACGGCAGCGAGCGCCATCTGCGCCTGGACGGGGCGGGGATCTCCGGCTTCGCCCCGCTCTCCGGGTTCTGGCCCACGGCCGACGGCTGGGTCCGGACGCACGGCAACTACCCGCACCACGCGACGGCGCTGTGCGAAGCGCTGGGTCTGCCCGCGAGCGCAGCCCGCGACGACGTGAGCGACGCCCTGCGTGCACGAGAGGCCGCGCCCGCGGCATCCGCCGTTCGCGAGGCCGGTGGAGTGTGCGTGCTGGTGAGCCGGGAGGATCCCGCGGCGGATGCCGCTCTGCGCCGGCATCCGCTGACCGAGGTCTCGCCCCTCGCCGATTCCCGTCCGCGCCGCATCCCCGGCGCGGAGGAGTCCGCACCGCTGGCGGGCGTCCGCGTGCTCGACCTCACCCGCGTGATCGCCGGCCCCGTGGCCACGCGCACGCTGGCCTTCGCCGGCGCCGACGTGCTGCGTCTGGACCCTCCGCAGCGGCCGGAGATCCCCTGGCAGCATCTGGATACCGGGCACGGCAAGCGCTCGGCGCTGCTGGACATCGCCGCCGATCGTCCGCGCTTCGACGCGCTCCTCGCTGATGCCGATGTGGTCGTGCTCGGCTATCGTCCGGACGGTCTGCGCAGGCTGGGCCTCGAACCGCGCACGCTCGCAGCCGTCCACCCGCAGCTGATCGTCGCGCAGCTCAGCGCCTGGCACGGCGCCTACTCACCGCGCGGATTCGACAGCATCGTTCAGGCCGACTGCGGGATCTCCTGGATCGAGTCCTCGGACGGCCGCACCCCCGGTGCGCTGCCCGCGCAGGCGCTCGACCACTCCGCCGGATATCTGCTCGCCGCGGGGATCATGACGGCACTCCGACGCCGCGGCGAAGCCGGGGGCTCGTGGTACGTGCGCACCTCACTGCGCCGAGTCGCCGCGGAGCTGCTCGGGATGCGGAGGACTCCGACCGCCGCGCCGATGCCGGCGGCCGCCGCCCGCACGCAGGAGTTCGACGTCGCGGGCACCCGGGTGACCACGGTCGCTCCCGCCGTGCGCTGGCAGGGCGGTCCGGAGATGTTCCGCGCACCGCGTCCCTGGGGCGGTGACGCCGCCGAGTGGTGGTGA